The window ACTCTAAAAGTATGACAACACTGGGCGGATGTACAACAAAATAGCTTAGTGGACTTAAATGGGCTGCTTTCACATCAGCAGCCAAATTCTGCCCCCcacactaattggtcttttgaccaatcagatcagctcatGTGAAAAGatttgatgtgattggtcaaaagaacaatTAGTGTtaaaaaaaaagatcagaattgggctgcctgtgtaaacccaGCCTTATAGTATGAAGTCCTTTTTTGCTCCCCTTGTTGAATGTAACGCAAATGACGATTGAACAGAAGATAACTACTTGTAACCCCTTACTAGTGAATGTCTCTGGGCCACTGCTGAGCCGAGTAGTGGCTACTATGGATAACATTCTCATTCTTCACCAGTCATCACTGTTGATGATGATACCTGCTCGTGAGTGGTGAGACATTTTTTGtagtatcccaaatggcaccctatatagtgtactacttttgaccagagtactatgggcacaatatagggaatagggcacagTAAACATCCCACTCTCCTCATAGCCCCACCCAAaccctcctctccagtcccaCTCTCCTCAtaactccacccctcctctccagtcccaCTCTCCTCATAGCCCCACCTCACCCTTCCCCTCCAGCCCCACTCTCCTCATAACTCCACCCTTCCTCTCCAGCCCCACTCTCCTCAtaaccccacccctcctctccagtcccaCTCTCCTCAtaactccacccctcctctccagtcccaCTCTCCTCATAGCCCCACCTCACCCTTCCCCTCCAGCCCCACTCTCCtaactccacccctcctctccagtcccaCTCTCCTCATaaccccaccctcctctccagtcccaCTCTCCTCATAaccccaccccccctcctctccagtcccaCTCTCCTCAtaactccacccctcctctccagtcccaCTCTCCTCAtaactccacccctcctctccagtcccaCTCTCCTCAtaactccacccctcctcccagtcccactctcctcactaactccacccctagtcccactccaccccaccccaaccctcctctccagTTCCACTCTCCTCATAGCCccaccccaaccctcctctccagtcccaCTCTCCTCAtaactccacccctcctctccagtcccaCTCTCCTCAtaactccacccctcctctccaatCCCACTCTCCTCAtaaccccacccctcctctccagtcccaCTCTCCTCATAACCCCACCCCACCCTTCCTCTCCAGCCCCACTCTCCTCATAACCCCACCCTTCAAGCCCCACCCCAACTCCAGCCCCACTCCATCAtaaccccacccctcctctccagcCCCACTCTCCTCAtaaccccaaccctcctctccagccccaccccacccctcctctccagtcccaCTCTCCTCAtaaccccaaccctcctctccagTCCCGCTCTCCTCAtaaccccaaccctcctctccagtcccaCTCTCCTCAtaaccccacctctcctctccagccccaccccaaccctcctctccagtcccaCTCTCCTCAtaaccccacccctcctctccagcCCCACTCTCCTCATAACCCCACCCCTCTTCTACAgctccaccccacccctcctctccagcgctactcTTCTCATAACCCCACCCCTCCAGCTccaccccaaccctcctctccaaTCCCGCTCTCTTCAAAACCccaccccaaccctcctctccagCCCAGGTCCACGGTCCTCTAGTTCATCTTCTGAGTAAAAACCTTGAGAACTATAGCTGAGATCCGTAACAGTGTGCCTCAGGAAATTTGTGGGGTGAGACACTAAACCCACTCCAGCTGCTAATGTACTAGCACTTAACacatcctcctcatcttcctcttctgCTTCCagatcctcctcatcctctaggGTACCAGAGTTCCGGGTATCTCCAGACCCAGTCTTGGTGCTGTTCTTCCCCCTGTGTGGGCAGTCGTATTCCCCCTGGACATGGGCTGCCTGCTCCTTGGCCTTGCGGCTCCGCTTCCACTTCATACGTCTGTTCTGGAACCAGATCTTCACCTGAACGGAACCGGAACACAGCGTCAGAAAATAACATACCAATCACATGAGGATAAGCATGTtagttgctctgtctgtatgctacgtcttgcttgtcctatgttgctatgtcttgcttgttctatgttgctattgtctatattgtaattgtttttaataacctgcccagggactgcggttgaaaattagccggctggctaaaaccggcacttttactgaaacgttgattaatgtgcactgtccctgtaaaaataaaaataaactcaaactcataCAACCTGCAGCTCATGTTTAGTGGAGTCTGAATGTGTAGGACCTCTAAGTGACTGAAGATTGATCTGAACTATGTATCTAAATCTTGAAGCAATATTTATTTTTGTATGATCCCTGACACAaagtagtaaaaaaaaaaaaatggcaaaCGATTACGCAAAGGTTTGAAAATCAGTTCAGAGATCATCATGCTCACCTGTGTCTCTGTGAGCATGAGAGAGGTGGCCACCTCAAAGCGTTTAGGTCTGGACAGGTATTTGTTGAGTTTGAACTGGTTCTCCAGCTGTAGTAGTTGTTGACTGGTGAAGGCTGTTCTGGGCCTACGACACTTCCCCATCAGACTGGTCTGAGAAGAGGCTGGAGTGGAGACCACGAGACAGAGGTTATTATcacatgttattattattaataattagaataataataatatgttttaTTCTGAATACTATGTTGACATAATTCCTATTACATGTTATCAAATTATTCTTTATATCAATACAATTCAATCAATCAAaggtatttattattttatttgtttttacattAGCAGTTGGCGTTTTACAAGTACTGGCCTAAAACCCAGCCTACAtttctgttgttgtttattcttcGTTTTTGTTTTACATTATCTTGGTCATGTGAAGTTCATGTAGCTGTTCtgtaagggaggaggatggggctaAGATAGAAATAGTGTCAACTTTAAAAGCTGTCCTGATGATACGTTTTGATGGACTTTAGTTTGCAGGTGATGTGAGGACGGCGAGATATTGCTTTAAGCAGGTCTATAAAACTCAGAGCCATTATATTAATGAAAATGCAATAAATGATCCCGGGATTTTATTGACGGAAGTGGACCTATTTCCCCTTATTGTTAAACATCTCGCGTGGCTACGGCTTATTAATTAAAATGTTATTTATTCAATTATAGTTTGTTTTCGACTGTTTATGTTTTGTTAATTATTTAAAACGAAGTTCATCATTTTGAATAATTCCAAATAGCAAGATCTAAAACACGGagggaatattttttatttaacattatAACACAATGTAGTAAATTCACACATTGTTCAATGAAATTATAAAAGTACAAATAATTAATTAAAAAGGGGCAAATTAATTAAAATGAAAAGCTATACCAAAACAATTTAGCAGCAACATTTGTCTTCAGCGTTAGACAACATTCAGTCTTAATACATTATTTACAACTACTTTTGTTATCACACAATAAACTTCTAATTTGAACAGTGACAGAGTTACTTATTTTATTATATTCAAATAAATATAAATGGGACCACTCCAGGATACTTACTACCATAGTCCCCTAGTTTTGGAAGCATCATTCCGGCTCTAATCCAGTGTTCTAACGGGAACCCAGCCATAGCTGCCGGGTGTAGGTGCTCTGGGTACTGCTGGGCATGCTGCGCAAAACCGGAGTAGGAAAAGGCAGGGTGCTGCCCCCCCAAGGCCGCGATGCGGTACATGTGAGTGGGATACATTCCATGGATGGCCCCCTGAGACAGCTGGGTGAGTCCCGGCTGGGAGAAGTTCAGTAGACCCGGTTTGTGGATCATTCCGTTCTGAACGTGGATACCGTTGTGGGTCCTCTGCGGGGATGGTGTTTCCGACGGGTGGTAAGAGACGCGGCTGTCCTCAAAACGCAGTCCCGGGGAGCTGTCCCGGTGCGCCAACAGCGCGTCGATTCCAAAGTTCTTAGATTTCGCCATTGTAGACCTTTCCTGAAACTTTCCTCCAACTCAAATTGTGCAAGTAGAATGATTGTTCTGGGTAAAGTTCTGTCGGAAATAGTTGTTCTAGACAAAATGATAGAACATCTTGTCTAGCGTTTTAAAACTCCCGTTACACAGAATGTTGCAGTTTTTTTTCAATAAATTATTATAAAACGTTACGTTATCACTTTCTTGACAATATCCTTCTTTGTTATTGCCAAATTTCTCCGGCGGTGTTTCcagtctctcctcctgtcctgtcctgtcctgtcctgtgctaaTACGTCTCCACCTGCAACTGACAAATGTTGTCACACCGCTCTGCTGTTGAAGCTCTCCAGCCCAGTCTCTGATTGGCTAATCTCAGCGAACACACCGGGTCAGACAGCTTTATAATGAGTTCATTACCGTCCCGTTCACACTGCTAGGGCGCTCGAGCTCGCCACACTGTACTTCTTGGGCGCTCGTAGAATAGTTAGTGCTATCCGAGACCTTGGGACGTCCATTACCCAAACCCGAACCCTAACCTGCACTTTAACAATAATCATTAACTAACTTTAACCCTTACTAAAACCGTTTAATAAAATGTAACTTCAGTAGTGTGACATCAGATTTGGGACGTCCCACGGATCCCATTTAGACTTCCCCCAAGTGGAATTCACAAAGCGTGGAGAAAATAGTGTAGAAAAAGAAACGTAATGGTCGGCAGGGTGGTGTGGCTCAAAATAACTTTACTTCTATACATTTATAGCctaaacaaataataatatagcCCGTATGTCATGTATCATGTATAATAACCGCGCAGTTATTCTTTACTTGTTTTATCACACAAAGCACCTGACACTATAAATAACCAAAATGGTTAGAAATGTAGCTGACAACTCGAGTAAATGTATCGTTGTTTGAATTAGGCCAACATTGTATTATATAGGTGACTCTACAATTACAAATTTGGAGGGAAGATTATTTTCGAATTGGTCAACTATTCTAGGAAGCAGCCTGAATTGGAATATAACGAGCGCAAACCGTGAGAGAAAGGCGCTATCGTTTCGTTTCTGAACCATCATGATGTATTTCTGCATTCATACTGTCCATGGACATTTGATCAATTCTCCTCAATTAAATAAAATATAACCTatttccccccaaaaaaatgtattCCCAAAAGGAAGAAGTAATGACCAATAGAACCATTATAAATGCACTATATACGGAGAATATACATTAACATGAAATATTTTCTACATCAAATGTTTCAATTTTGTTTGATGCTGTAAGGCACAGTATGGTTTAGGATTAGTAATTTTTATACATGACTATTCACGCGCCTTTGAAACATGAAAGTGAAAATGGCCTCAGGACTTTTTGTTCAAAACCAAATGCAAATGTTATCATATCTGTAAACCTTTAGGTCATATAATTATTATCAATACATTTTGCATTATATCTATTTATTATAGTCTACTACAAAACTACGAACTACAAATATTTGGTATCAGTTTCACCAACTGAGATTGAGACACGATTCtcccacactcactcacacagtaaCTCACAAATAggctaagcacacacacacaagcatacacacacgcgtacacacacacacacacacacacacacacacacacacatacacacacacacacacacacacacacacacacacacacgtacacatgcatgcacgcacgcacgtacacacaaacCTGTTGGCCTTTTCCACATTAGGTTTGCTTCATCATCCAAACATACATAAAAGCCTATGAAACCTTATCAATTTATTGCTGTTCAATAAACTTTATTTGGTGGTTGAGTTGACAGAACACAGGGTGCTTATCACCGATTACAGATATCATGATAATCATTATCAACTACTGAAGCTGTCTAATATCCGAGAAGGAAAATGTCTGAGCTTATTTTTTCTCCCCCACTACTCACTACTCTTAATCACAAAACATCTCAGCAGTTTATGTAAAGTGACTTGTTCACAACTGATGAGCAGAATATCAACGTCCTGGAGACGTAGCACGGTGCTAAAGTCAAACAGACCCACATTTAACCAAAGACATCGTCTCTGTATTCGCTGAACAGTGTTACATGTTACATGCTCCAAACCGCATACGttgcaaaaaaatatacatttccacacatacagtttctacccccaagccaccagactgctgaacagcttctacccccaagccaccagactgctgaacagcttctacccccaagccatcagactgctgaacagcttctatccccaagccaccagactgctgaacagcttctatccccaagccatcagactgctgaacagcttctatc of the Oncorhynchus masou masou isolate Uvic2021 chromosome 10, UVic_Omas_1.1, whole genome shotgun sequence genome contains:
- the LOC135547727 gene encoding motor neuron and pancreas homeobox 1-like, with the protein product MAKSKNFGIDALLAHRDSSPGLRFEDSRVSYHPSETPSPQRTHNGIHVQNGMIHKPGLLNFSQPGLTQLSQGAIHGMYPTHMYRIAALGGQHPAFSYSGFAQHAQQYPEHLHPAAMAGFPLEHWIRAGMMLPKLGDYGTSSQTSLMGKCRRPRTAFTSQQLLQLENQFKLNKYLSRPKRFEVATSLMLTETQVKIWFQNRRMKWKRSRKAKEQAAHVQGEYDCPHRGKNSTKTGSGDTRNSGTLEDEEDLEAEEEDEEDVLSASTLAAGVGLVSHPTNFLRHTVTDLSYSSQGFYSEDELEDRGPGLERRVGVGF